Proteins from one Deinococcus sp. AB2017081 genomic window:
- a CDS encoding SDR family oxidoreductase has product MTATQRPVTLITGAAGGIGHALARVLAPQHDLILSGRDDGRLATLQAEVGGAVLPLDLTRPETFEAAVAGLGRVTNVVHNAGVGDLGAVADVGHAIWTHILAVNTVAPAELTRVLLPRVRDERGRVVFVNSGAGRTANPGWGAYAASKFALRALADALRAEEAPHGVRVGTVYPGRTATPMQSHVRSQEGGEYRPQEYLDPVSVARAIAFMLAAPDDADLTELMIRPGPRP; this is encoded by the coding sequence ATGACCGCCACCCAGCGACCCGTCACCCTCATCACTGGCGCGGCCGGTGGCATCGGCCATGCCCTGGCCCGCGTGCTGGCCCCCCAGCACGACCTGATCCTCAGCGGCCGGGACGACGGGCGGCTGGCGACCCTTCAGGCCGAGGTCGGCGGCGCGGTGCTGCCCCTCGACCTGACCCGGCCAGAGACCTTCGAGGCCGCCGTGGCCGGGCTGGGCCGCGTGACCAACGTCGTTCACAACGCGGGCGTGGGCGACCTGGGGGCCGTGGCGGACGTGGGCCACGCCATCTGGACACACATCCTGGCCGTGAACACGGTCGCGCCGGCCGAGCTGACCCGCGTGCTGCTGCCCCGCGTGCGTGACGAACGGGGCCGCGTGGTGTTCGTGAACTCCGGCGCGGGCCGCACGGCGAATCCTGGGTGGGGAGCCTACGCGGCCAGCAAGTTCGCCCTGCGTGCCCTGGCCGACGCCCTGCGGGCCGAAGAGGCGCCGCATGGCGTGCGTGTGGGCACCGTGTATCCGGGCCGCACGGCCACCCCCATGCAGTCACACGTGCGATCCCAGGAGGGCGGCGAGTACCGCCCGCAGGAGTACCTCGATCCGGTCAGCGTGGCCCGCGCCATCGCGTTCATGCTGGCCGCGCCGGACGACGCCGACCTCACGGAGCTGATGATCCGGCCGGGGCCGCGTCCGTGA
- a CDS encoding NAD(P)/FAD-dependent oxidoreductase, giving the protein MTVAPPDPAGYDVVVVGAGPAGLSAALTLGRSRRRVLLLDGGPPRNAASGAAHGLLTRDGIDPGDLKARGLADLEPYDVTVLSEPAREARAVPSGFCVRAGLSWVPARRLLLATGVRDVLPPVAGLRERWGHGVYHCPYCDGWEHHGRALAVYGRGQGGHHLALTVRAWSERVTLLTDGPSLLTPEQETDLRRVGVKVREHVIRALTGQDGVCASFHGAPPLALDAVFVSPEQQQGSPLAASLGCTLNEAGRVVVDDLGQTSVPGVWAVGDMTGAPQYVVQAAAAGMHAATCLNTSLIHEEVAQRGAAFHKGQLPE; this is encoded by the coding sequence GTGACCGTCGCCCCGCCCGATCCAGCCGGGTACGACGTGGTCGTGGTGGGGGCTGGCCCCGCCGGGCTGAGCGCTGCCCTGACCCTGGGGCGGTCACGCCGCCGCGTGCTGCTGCTCGACGGCGGCCCGCCCCGCAACGCCGCGTCCGGGGCCGCGCACGGCCTGCTCACCCGCGACGGCATTGATCCCGGCGACCTGAAGGCGCGGGGGCTGGCCGATCTGGAGCCCTACGACGTGACCGTGCTGTCCGAACCGGCCCGCGAGGCGCGGGCGGTGCCCAGCGGGTTCTGCGTGCGGGCGGGGCTGTCATGGGTGCCGGCCCGGCGGCTCCTGCTCGCCACGGGCGTGCGGGACGTCCTGCCCCCGGTGGCGGGTCTGCGCGAACGCTGGGGCCACGGCGTCTACCACTGCCCGTACTGCGACGGCTGGGAGCACCACGGCCGGGCGCTGGCCGTGTACGGGCGCGGGCAGGGCGGCCACCACCTCGCCCTGACCGTCCGCGCGTGGTCGGAGCGCGTGACGCTGCTCACCGACGGGCCGTCCCTGCTGACCCCCGAACAGGAGACCGACCTGCGCCGGGTGGGGGTGAAGGTGCGCGAACACGTCATCCGCGCCCTGACGGGTCAGGATGGGGTGTGTGCCAGCTTCCACGGGGCCCCGCCGCTGGCGCTGGACGCCGTGTTCGTGTCGCCCGAGCAGCAGCAGGGCAGTCCCCTGGCGGCGAGCCTGGGCTGCACGCTGAACGAGGCGGGGCGGGTGGTCGTGGACGACCTGGGCCAGACCAGCGTACCGGGCGTGTGGGCGGTGGGCGACATGACCGGTGCGCCGCAGTACGTCGTCCAGGCGGCGGCGGCGGGAATGCACGCCGCGACCTGCCTGAACACCAGCCTGATCCACGAGGAGGTCGCGCAGCGCGGTGCGGCCTTCCACAAGGGGCAATTGCCGGAGTGA
- a CDS encoding HAD family hydrolase, whose amino-acid sequence MKAVLFDLDGTLHDRAATIRAWLEGHVQRFDLPPGYGARFLELDDFGYRPKAEVMPLLVQEFGLSHHPDALFADFWTHPDSAVTMPHAHDVLRMLRANGVRVGVVTNGWVDAQTRCLNACGLTDLLDDIVISREVGLSKPDRRIYTLALERLGVAAADAWFVGDSPRNDVWGSQQVGLRAAYLPTGHVLTDEVPDATLRDLRDVLTLS is encoded by the coding sequence GTGAAGGCCGTTCTCTTCGATCTGGACGGCACGCTGCATGACCGGGCGGCCACGATCCGCGCATGGCTGGAGGGGCACGTGCAGCGCTTCGACCTGCCGCCGGGCTACGGCGCCCGTTTTCTGGAACTGGACGACTTCGGCTACCGCCCGAAGGCTGAAGTCATGCCGCTGCTGGTACAGGAATTTGGGTTGTCCCATCATCCAGATGCGCTGTTTGCCGATTTCTGGACACATCCAGACAGTGCCGTCACGATGCCCCACGCGCACGACGTCTTGCGGATGCTCCGGGCAAACGGTGTGAGGGTCGGAGTGGTGACGAACGGCTGGGTCGACGCGCAGACCCGCTGCCTGAATGCATGTGGCCTGACTGATCTTCTCGACGACATCGTCATCAGCCGGGAGGTCGGCCTCAGCAAGCCTGATCGGCGCATCTATACGCTGGCGCTGGAACGGCTGGGCGTGGCGGCGGCGGATGCGTGGTTCGTGGGCGACTCGCCGCGCAACGACGTGTGGGGGTCGCAGCAGGTCGGTCTGCGGGCCGCGTACCTGCCGACCGGGCACGTCCTGACGGACGAGGTGCCGGACGCCACGCTGCGCGACCTGCGGGACGTCCTCACGCTGAGCTAG